The Flavobacterium sp. M31R6 nucleotide sequence ACAGTAACTGAGCTTTCGGCCTATTGGCAAAAAGATAAAGTGAATGTTGATGGTTATAAATGCTATTTACCAACTTTGATGGATTTTGCTTTAACAGAAAACTTAGTAAAATCCCTCACTACAAAAAATGATTGGGAATCTACTTGGAAAGAACACTATAAAGGAATGGGGCAAGATTATCTCTATCCAAATCCTAACAATTTATTGATTTTCCCGGACAATCATGACATGGATCGTATATTTTCTAGGCTGAATAAAGACCTTGATAACTGGAAAATCGCCATGGCACTATACACCACAATGAGAGGAATTCCTCAATTTTATTACGGAACCGAATTATTATTTACCAATGAAAAATCAGGAAATGACGGTCAAAGACGAGCTGATTTTTATGGAGGCTGGCCTGGAGACAGTAAAAATGCTGTTACAGGAAAAGGACTTGACACCAAAGAACTTGAAGCCCAAAAATACTTGAGTAATTTACTCAATTGGAGAAAAAATGCAGCTGTCATTCATAACGGTAAATTCATCCATTATGCTCCAGAAAAGAATGATGTTTACGTCTATTTCAGATACAATGACAAAGAAAAAGTAATGGTGATTTTGAATAAAAACAAAGAAAAAGTAAATCTCGATATGAATAAATACAATAAAATGGTACCTAATACATTCAATGCCAAAGAAATTATTAGCAATAACGACATCACCGTAAATAATACTTTAGAAATCGCTCCAAAAAGCGCCATAATTCTAGAAATAAAATAAACATAATAGTTTTAAAATGAAAAAATCTATAATCTTATTCATTGTAGGAATGCTTAGCTTCCCTTCAAACGCTCAAGAAGTCAAAGTTACTTCCGGAAAAGTACAACGCATGGCAAATTTTCAATCCAGACTAATTGATGCCCGAAACATCGATATTTGGTTACCAGACGGATATTCAAACAAAGAAAAATATGCCGTTTTATACATGAATGACGGTCAAGCCTTGTATGATGCCGAAAGTACTTGGAACAAACAAGCTTGGGAAGTTGACGAAGTTGCAGGAAAATTAATCGGAGAAGGCAAAACTCAAAAATTCATAGTTGTCGGAATTTGGAACAATGGCGCCAAACGACATCCCGAATATTTCCCCCAAAAACCTTATGAAAGTTTAACACAAATTCAAAAAGACACGGTCACTGCTCAATTACAAAAAGCAGGAAGAACCAAAGAAATCTTCACTCCCTATTCGGATTTGTATTTAAAATTTCTGGTAAACGAATTAAAACCATTTATTGATAAAAATTTCTCGACAAAGACCGATCAAAAGAACACATTTATAGCGGGATCCAGTATGGGAGGACTAATATCTATGTACGCCATTTGCGAATATCCAAAAATTTTCGGTGGTGCAGCCTGCCTGTCAACGCACTGGCCAGGGACATTTTCTGCTATCAATAATCCTATTCCAGATGCTTTTGCCAATTATTTAAAAGCAAATCTCCCAAACCCAAAAGACCATAAAATCTATTTTGACTATGGAGACCAGACCCTTGACGCCATGTATAAACCTTTGCAAGAAAAAATAGATATTGTAATGAAAGCCAAAGGTTTTACTAACAAAAACTGGGAAACTAAATCCTTCCCTGGAGAAAATCATTCAGAACAAGCATGGGCTAAGAGATTGGATATTCCACTGTTGTTTTTATTAAAAAAGTAAAATATGCAAAAATTATCAATCTTATTTTTTTTACTATTTCTTTCCTTAGAAAGTTGTTCAAGTAAAGAAGAATCTAAAGATTTTACCCAATTTGTCAATCCCTTTATAGGAACTGATGGAACAGGTCATACTTTTCCTGGTGCTTGTTTGCCTTTTGGAATGGTACAGCCCAGTCCAGACAATGTTGATATAGGTTGGGATTACACTTCGGGTTATCAATATAAGAATCCTGAAATTCTAGGCTTTTCCCAAACCCACTTGAGCGGAACCGGCATTAATGATTTAGGGGATGTTCTATTACTCCCGTTTGTAGAAAACAAAACTGAAAATTTCAAAACTAGTTATAACAAAAAAACTGAAAAAGCCAGTCCAGGTTTGTACTCGGTTACATTAAACGACAGTATAAAAGTAAATCTAACAGCAACTGAGAGAGTAGCCTTTAATCAATTTATCTATCCCACAAACAAAGCTAAATTATTGATTGACATTCAACACGGATTGCGTTTTTTAACGGACTCATTGGTATTGGACAGTAAAGTTAGCATTGAAAGCAACACAACTATTTCAGGCTATTGTCATAACAAAAACTGGGTAGAGCGAAAATATTTCTTTACATTGACATTTGATACTCCGTTTTCAAACGCAATAGAATTACCTAAAAAACCCAAAGAAAAAGCGCCTAGATATATTGTTAATTTCGAATTAAAAAACAAAACGTTACAAGCCAAAATTGCGTTTTCAACGGTAAGCATTGAAGGAGCTAAAAATAATTTAAAAATGGAATTGCCCCATTGGGATTTTGAACAAACGGTAGCCAATGCCAAAGCCAAATGGAACAGTTATTTAGCTAAAATCGAAATTGAAGCTCCTCAAAAACAAAAAGAAATATTTTATACTTCCCTGTACCATTTATTTACTCAACCCAGCAATATTGCCGATGTAGACGGAAAATACCGTGGTGCCGATGATAAAATTGCAACAGCACCCAACAGAGAATATTATTCGACACTTTCGCTTTGGGATACCTATAGAGCTGCAAATCCTTTATACACTATACTTGTTCCAGAACGTGTAAACGGTTTTATAAACACAATGCTCCTTCATCATAAGGCTGCGGGATATTTGCCTATTTGGACAGTTTGGGGACAAGAAAACAATTGCATGATTGGCAATCATGCAATTCCAATAATAACAGATGCTTACATCAAAGGATTCAAAGGTTTTGATGCTAATGAAGCTTTGCAAGCTATGATTGAAACTACTACCAAAAATCACCCCAATAGCGATTGGACTTTATACAGTAAATATGGGTATTATCCATTTGACAAAATAGATAACGAATCCGTTTCCAGAACATTAGAAAGTGGTTATGACGATTACTGTGTGGCGTTATTAGCCGAAAAGTTAGGCCGTAAAACGGTTGCCAAAACTTATTATAAAAGAGCCTCTTATTACAAAAACATATTCGACAAAGAAACGGGATTAATGAGAGGAAAAGATACTCAGGGTCATTGGAGAACGCCATTCGACCCTTTAAAACCGACCTCTCCTATGAATAATCCTGGAGATTATACTGAAGCCAACGCATGGCAATATTCCTGGGCTTCTACTCAACACGATATTACGGGAGTTACAAACTTATTAGGGGGAAAAGAACAATTCACCAAACAGTTGAATACTTTTTTTACACTAAATGGTGAAAAAGACAACAGACATCTTGGTCAAGAAGGAATGATTGGTCAATATGCCCATGGAAATGAACCTAGCCACCATATTTCCTATTTGTATGCCTACTCGAACGAACCTGAAAAAGGTAAAAAATTAATTACTCAAATCTATAATCAGTTTTACAATAATACCCCAAACGGAATTACAGGCAATGACGATTGTGGTCAAATGAGCGCATGGTATATTTTCACCACTTTAGGTTTTTATCCCATAAATCCTGCTACTGGTGCATTTGTTTTTGGAATGCCACAGGTCAAAAAAGCAACTATACATCTCGCTGAAAATATAACTTTAAGCATTATTTGTGATGAAAAATCTTATAAAAAAACTACCTTGAACGGAACCAAAATTAATGGAATCGAAATCAATTACAAACAAATTATGCAGGGTGGTGAGTTGAAATTTGAGTAAAATATAAAAAACAAGCTGCTTTTCAAAGTCTAAGAAAACTTCTAAAATGAAAAATCCCAAATTCCAGTACTTAGGAATTTGGGATTTTAAATATTGAAATTTAAATCTTTTAGATTTTAAATCTTTTTCTATCTGTTTCTGTCAAATAAATTTTTCTCAAACGAATAGATTTTGGAGTTACCTCAACATACTCATCTTTTTGAATATATTCTAAAGCTTCTTCAAGAGAGAAAATGATTGGAGGAATAATTCTCGCTTTTTCATCATTCCCAGAAGAACGAACGTTAGATTGTTTTTTCTCTTTAGTTACGTTTACACACATATCATCACCACGAGAGTTTTCTCCAATTACCTGACCTTCGTAAATTTCGGCATTTGGTTCAACAAAAAACTTACCACGATCTTGTAATTTATCGATAGAATAAGGAATAGCTTTTCCTTTTTCCATAGAAATCAATGAACCTTTGTTACGTCCAGCAATTTCTCCTTTGTAAGGTTCGTATCCTATAAAACGGTGTGCCATAATAGCCTCACCTGCAGTAGCAGTAAGCAATTGATTACGCAATCCAATAATTCCACGTGATGGAATATTAAATTTTACAATCATACGCTCCCCTTTAGTTTCCATACTCAGCATTTCACCTTTACGCATAGTAACGAACTCAACCGCTCTACCTGAAAGAGTTTCTGGTAAATCAATTGTCAATTCCTCAATTGGTTCACATTTTTTACCATCAATTTCTTTAATGATAACCTGTGGCTGACCAATTTGCAATTCGTAACCTTCTCTTCTCATTGTTTCAATAAGAACAGACAAGTGAAGTACACCACGACCAAAAACCATAAACTTATCAGCAGAATCAGTTTCACCCAATTTCATTGCTAAGTTTTTCTCTAATTCCTTTGTCAAACGCTCTCTAATATGACGAGAAGTTACAAATTTACCCTCTTTTCCAAAGAAAGGAGAATCGTTAATTGTAAACAACATACTCATTGTAGGCTCATCAATATCAATTGTTTTCAACGCTTCTGGATTTTCAAAATCAGCGATAGTATCTCCAATTTCAAATCCTTCAACTCCAACAATCGCACAGATATCTCCAGCAATTACTTCTAGTACTTTTTTACGTCCAAGACCTTCAAAAGTATGAAGCTCTTTAATTCTTGATTTTATTATTGTACCATCTCTTTTAACCAATGAGATTGGCATACCTTCTTTTAAAACTCCTCTTTCTAGACGACCAATAGCAATACGTCCTGTAAAAGCTGAGAAATCTAAAGATGTAATCAACATTTGTGGAGTTCCTTCGGAAACCTTAGGAGCAGGTACATTCTCAACAACCATATCCAACAATGCTTCAACATTATCAGTTACGTTTTCCCAGTGATCAGACATCCAGTTATTCTTAGCTGAACCATAAACGGTTGGGAAATCCAACTGCCATTCTTGAGCACCTAATTCGAACATTAAGTCAAAAACTTTTTCATGAACTTCTTCAGGAGTACAGTTTTCTTTATCTACTTTGTTGATTACAACACAAGGCTTAAGACCTAAATCAATAGCTTTTTGTAATACAAAACGAGTTTGTGGCATTGGACCTTCAAAAGCATCCACCAAAAGACAAACACCATCAGCCATGTTCAAAACACGCTCTACCTCACCACCAAAATCGGCGTGACCAGGAGTATCGATAATATTGATTTTGGTACCTTTATACTGAACCGAAACATTTTTAGAAGTAATAGTAATACCTCTTTCGCGCTCTAAGTCGTTGTTATCAAGGATTAAATCACCTGTGTTTTCGTTGTCACGAAATAATTGACAGTGATACATAATTTTATCAACCAAAGTTGTTTTACCGTGATCGACGTGGGCAATAATTGCAATGTTTCTAATAGCTTCCATCTGTGATTTTTAATGGGTGCAAAGGTACACTTTATTTTGATATAAAAAACCTTTACGCAATAGTTTGCTATTTTGTTAACACATAAGCACTTATTGTAAACTTAAAATTATGATGTCCGAATTTATTTAAATCGATGTTTTAAATTTTAACATTTATTAATTATATTTGATTAATGAAAAACAAAGCCAACCAAATAACCTTAATCTACACCCTTTTCGCATTATTTTTAGCTATCATTAGCTTTAAATTAGCCAAACAATATTCTTCGCATTTGGATTGCTATAATTTCAGTTTCATCAAAGACATATTTTTCATCACTATTACAGGAATTCTCTTTAGATACATCTTGTCCAAAAACGACAAAAGAAATACTGAAATCAATAAAAGTCTCAGACAAACTAATGATAAATTAAAAGAATCAAACGACAAATACGACATCGTTGCCAAAGCCACTAGCGACACTATTTGGGACTGGAAAATCCCAGAGGATCACATCACCTGGAATAAGGGAATCAAAGGAATATTTGGTTACAGCCAAGATCAAGTGGGAAAAAATTCCAAGTGGTGGTTTGATAATATTCATCCTGAAGACAGTATAAAAATGTCGGTTAAACTTTATTCTTTTTTGGAACAAAAAACAGAAAAATGGCAGGATCAATATCGCTTTAAATGTGCAGACGGCACATACAAATATGTATTGGACAGAGGTTTTATTCTAAAAGACGAAAATGGAAAAGCCGTCCGAATGATTGGTGCTATACAGGACATCACCAAACAAAAGGAAGAAGAAAATCGCTTAAAATTACTTGAAACCGTTTTTACCGAAGCCAAAGATTCTATCATCATCACCCAAGCATTCTCAGACGACAATCAAATTCCAAAAATAGTTTTTGCCAACCCTGCTTTTAGCAAAATGTCAGGTTATGAGCATTCCGAAATAATAGGCAAATCCCCTAATTTCTTTATGGGTAAAAATTCCGACTTGCAAGAAATTGAAAAACTGACAGACTCCATAAAAAACAAAACAGAATGTTTTCTGGAAATCATCCTTAATAAAAAAGACCAATCCGAATACTGGGTCAGACTATCCTTTATTCCAGTTTATAATCTTGAACACGATCTTTCCCACTGGATTTCCATACAAAGAGATATTACAGAAGAAAAAAAATTAGAAAAAGAAAAAGAAATACTCATAAGAGAATTAACCCAAAACAACAAAGACTTAAAACAGTTTTCTTATATCACCTCTCACAATTTAAGAGCCCCCCTATCCAACTTGACTGGATTATTGAATCTAATTGAAGACTTTACAATTGAAGACGAAGAATTAAAAGAAATCCTTAGAGGCTTTAAAATATCAACACACTTACTCAATGAAACCATTAATGATCTCGCCAAGGTAATTACCATAAAAGACAGCACATCCATACAAAACGAAGAATTACAGATACGAGACATTTTCAAAAACATTCTTAACCAACTCCATATACAGCTCGAGAGCATAAAACCACAATTAAATATCATTTACGGAAATGTTGTTAAAATAAACACAAACAAAGCCTATTTTGAAAGCATCTTTATCAATTTACTCACCAATTCTTTAAAATACAGATCAAAAAACCGAGACTTAGTAATTGACATTATAATAGCTGAAGAAGAAAACGACACTATAAAAATCCTTTTCAGAGACAATGGCATAGGCATCGATTTAGAAAGAAATAAAAATAAAATTTTCGGACTATACCAAAGATTTCACGATTACCCAGACAGCAAAGGATTAGGCTTATTCTTAGTCAAATCACAAATAGAAACCATGGGAGGCACTATTAGTATACAAAGCGAGGTTGAAAAAGGAACTGAATTCACACTAACATTTAAATCCTGATAAAATGTTGGAACTTATCATGTGCATTGATGACGACCCTATCACATTGATGCTATTCAAAAAAGTAGTACAAAAAGCTTCTTTTGCAAAAGAAATAACAAACACTTTTAATGGCCAGGAAGCTATTAATTTAATCAACACAATTAACAACAATCCCAATCAAGAAAAAAAGCCACAATTAATCTTTTTAGATTTAAATATGCCTGTCATGGGTGGATGGGAGTTTCTCGATTTGTTTAATGCTTCCAATTATTTTAACCTAAACAATACAAAAGTTATCATTTTAACGTCAACCATAGATCCAGAGGACATCAAAAAATCGAAATCATACCCCAATGTCATTGGATTTCTATCCAAACCCATCACTGTTGAAATGTTGGATTATTTAAATAGCAAACTTTAAAAATATTTCAAAATTTAAGAATTTGATTCACCAAGAATCAGACATAAAAAAAAGCCCCTTAAAAAGGAGCTTTTTTTTATATAAATTATATTACTTACAATTTAGCAACATGCTTAGTTAACTTAGACTTCAAGTTTGAAGCTTTATTATCATGAATGATGTTTTTCTTTGCTAATTTATCGATCATAGAGATTACACTTGACAATTTTGAAGTCGCATCAACTTTATCAGTTGCAATTCTTAATGCTTTAATAGCATTACGAGTCGTTTTGTGTTGGTATCTATTTAATACTCTTCTCTTTTCGTTACTTCTAATTCTTTTTAGAGCTGACTTATGATTTGCCATTTTGTTATCTTTTTATCTTAATTATTTCATTTTTTGTAGTCCGTAAGGGAATCGAACCCCTGTTACCAGAATGAAATTCTGGCGTCCTAACCCCTAGACGAACGGACCATTATCCCTCTAAGTTCTGGAACATTCTAGATCAAAAAAAATTGTAGTCCGTGGGGGAATCGAACCCCCCTTACCAGGATGAAAACCTGGCGTCCTAACCGATAGACGAACGGACCGTTGTTTTTTTATTCTCAGAAATTTTTCAATCTAAATACTTCTTGTAGTCCGTGGGGGAATCGAACCCCCCTTACCAGGATGAAAACCTGGCGTCCTAACCGATAGACG carries:
- a CDS encoding alpha/beta hydrolase yields the protein MKKSIILFIVGMLSFPSNAQEVKVTSGKVQRMANFQSRLIDARNIDIWLPDGYSNKEKYAVLYMNDGQALYDAESTWNKQAWEVDEVAGKLIGEGKTQKFIVVGIWNNGAKRHPEYFPQKPYESLTQIQKDTVTAQLQKAGRTKEIFTPYSDLYLKFLVNELKPFIDKNFSTKTDQKNTFIAGSSMGGLISMYAICEYPKIFGGAACLSTHWPGTFSAINNPIPDAFANYLKANLPNPKDHKIYFDYGDQTLDAMYKPLQEKIDIVMKAKGFTNKNWETKSFPGENHSEQAWAKRLDIPLLFLLKK
- a CDS encoding GH92 family glycosyl hydrolase → MQKLSILFFLLFLSLESCSSKEESKDFTQFVNPFIGTDGTGHTFPGACLPFGMVQPSPDNVDIGWDYTSGYQYKNPEILGFSQTHLSGTGINDLGDVLLLPFVENKTENFKTSYNKKTEKASPGLYSVTLNDSIKVNLTATERVAFNQFIYPTNKAKLLIDIQHGLRFLTDSLVLDSKVSIESNTTISGYCHNKNWVERKYFFTLTFDTPFSNAIELPKKPKEKAPRYIVNFELKNKTLQAKIAFSTVSIEGAKNNLKMELPHWDFEQTVANAKAKWNSYLAKIEIEAPQKQKEIFYTSLYHLFTQPSNIADVDGKYRGADDKIATAPNREYYSTLSLWDTYRAANPLYTILVPERVNGFINTMLLHHKAAGYLPIWTVWGQENNCMIGNHAIPIITDAYIKGFKGFDANEALQAMIETTTKNHPNSDWTLYSKYGYYPFDKIDNESVSRTLESGYDDYCVALLAEKLGRKTVAKTYYKRASYYKNIFDKETGLMRGKDTQGHWRTPFDPLKPTSPMNNPGDYTEANAWQYSWASTQHDITGVTNLLGGKEQFTKQLNTFFTLNGEKDNRHLGQEGMIGQYAHGNEPSHHISYLYAYSNEPEKGKKLITQIYNQFYNNTPNGITGNDDCGQMSAWYIFTTLGFYPINPATGAFVFGMPQVKKATIHLAENITLSIICDEKSYKKTTLNGTKINGIEINYKQIMQGGELKFE
- the typA gene encoding translational GTPase TypA codes for the protein MEAIRNIAIIAHVDHGKTTLVDKIMYHCQLFRDNENTGDLILDNNDLERERGITITSKNVSVQYKGTKINIIDTPGHADFGGEVERVLNMADGVCLLVDAFEGPMPQTRFVLQKAIDLGLKPCVVINKVDKENCTPEEVHEKVFDLMFELGAQEWQLDFPTVYGSAKNNWMSDHWENVTDNVEALLDMVVENVPAPKVSEGTPQMLITSLDFSAFTGRIAIGRLERGVLKEGMPISLVKRDGTIIKSRIKELHTFEGLGRKKVLEVIAGDICAIVGVEGFEIGDTIADFENPEALKTIDIDEPTMSMLFTINDSPFFGKEGKFVTSRHIRERLTKELEKNLAMKLGETDSADKFMVFGRGVLHLSVLIETMRREGYELQIGQPQVIIKEIDGKKCEPIEELTIDLPETLSGRAVEFVTMRKGEMLSMETKGERMIVKFNIPSRGIIGLRNQLLTATAGEAIMAHRFIGYEPYKGEIAGRNKGSLISMEKGKAIPYSIDKLQDRGKFFVEPNAEIYEGQVIGENSRGDDMCVNVTKEKKQSNVRSSGNDEKARIIPPIIFSLEEALEYIQKDEYVEVTPKSIRLRKIYLTETDRKRFKI
- a CDS encoding PAS domain-containing sensor histidine kinase, which encodes MKNKANQITLIYTLFALFLAIISFKLAKQYSSHLDCYNFSFIKDIFFITITGILFRYILSKNDKRNTEINKSLRQTNDKLKESNDKYDIVAKATSDTIWDWKIPEDHITWNKGIKGIFGYSQDQVGKNSKWWFDNIHPEDSIKMSVKLYSFLEQKTEKWQDQYRFKCADGTYKYVLDRGFILKDENGKAVRMIGAIQDITKQKEEENRLKLLETVFTEAKDSIIITQAFSDDNQIPKIVFANPAFSKMSGYEHSEIIGKSPNFFMGKNSDLQEIEKLTDSIKNKTECFLEIILNKKDQSEYWVRLSFIPVYNLEHDLSHWISIQRDITEEKKLEKEKEILIRELTQNNKDLKQFSYITSHNLRAPLSNLTGLLNLIEDFTIEDEELKEILRGFKISTHLLNETINDLAKVITIKDSTSIQNEELQIRDIFKNILNQLHIQLESIKPQLNIIYGNVVKINTNKAYFESIFINLLTNSLKYRSKNRDLVIDIIIAEEENDTIKILFRDNGIGIDLERNKNKIFGLYQRFHDYPDSKGLGLFLVKSQIETMGGTISIQSEVEKGTEFTLTFKS
- a CDS encoding response regulator, coding for MLELIMCIDDDPITLMLFKKVVQKASFAKEITNTFNGQEAINLINTINNNPNQEKKPQLIFLDLNMPVMGGWEFLDLFNASNYFNLNNTKVIILTSTIDPEDIKKSKSYPNVIGFLSKPITVEMLDYLNSKL
- the rpsT gene encoding 30S ribosomal protein S20 — protein: MANHKSALKRIRSNEKRRVLNRYQHKTTRNAIKALRIATDKVDATSKLSSVISMIDKLAKKNIIHDNKASNLKSKLTKHVAKL